Genomic DNA from Gimesia aquarii:
GCCGTTCAGAAGTTGGAAGTTGATTATTTTTCCATCTTGTGTCTGGCTTCAGGTCCTGCATTAGTTTCAACAGTCCTTTCCTGTTTTTATACGGGGCGCAGCAAGACCATGGTTGTGATGTGGGTGAATCTTGCCAGTGTATCAGTCAACATCGTTCTGGATTACTGGTTGATTTTTGGTGCAGGTCCGATTCCCGAGATGGGAATCAAGGGGGCTGCCATTGCTACTGTTTTAGCAAATGTTTGCACGGTTATTTTTTACGCGGTAATCATCTTTGTAAATCATGAAGCAAAAGAATATGGGTTATTTAATAATTGTCGCTGGAATCAAGACTTATTTAAACGATTGATTCGCTATGGATTTCCGAATGGGATGCTTTACTTTGTCGATGTCGTTGGTTTCACATTATTCATCGTATTAGTTGGTCGAATTGGAAAGACCGAACTGGCAGCCACCACTATTGCCTTTAATCTCAACTCCTTAGCGTTTATCCCCATGATGGGGGTTGGGACAGCCGTAATGACGTTAGTGGGGACGAGAATTGGGGAACGCAGGCCTCAATTGGCGGTGACCACGACATGGAAAGCCTATGCGGTTTCCGCGGCATATATGTTGCTTTTCGCAGTCATCTATGTCGGGTTACCCGAGTTACTACTAAGACCTTACGAACCGAAAGTGATCACGGCTGAGTTTTTGGAAGTCAAGAAGATGGTGATTGTCTTGTTACGATTTGCCGCTTTGTTTTCATTTTTTGATGCAATGGCTGTGATTTTTGGTTCCGCAATTCGAGGAGCCGGAGATACCCGATTCTGCTTGTATTATTCACTTGTGACCGGCTGGGGAATCATGGTCATCCCTACATTTATCATCTGGATGTATTCAGACGAAAAATTATTTTACAGTTGGGCTGCTTGTACTTCTTATATAGGCGTATTGGGGCTGGGATATCTAATTCGATTTCAAGCAGGACACTGGAAGAAGATGCGGGTAATCGAAGATCACTTTGCGGACCCCATTTCTGAAGATAAAGAACGTCCGGCTCAAGAAGCATTAACTTGAATGTCTAATGGTCTGGTCATCAATAGGCTTAGATTAGCGGCGGAGATTCCATTTCTCCGTCGCATATTTTTCTACGACCAACTGATTGATCTTGTCTAACGGGAGTTCAGGTTCCGGTGCAGTGGCATTCCAGGTTTCAATGAAAGCCTCTTTCAGTTCTGACAGGCTGTGGGGATAGTTTATAACGAACTCAAGGTGATCGCGCCCAGATCGATACTCTGGTTCCCGTTCTGGGCTGATCAGGTAGCGGGGAATACGATCAAGATCAAAGTCATAGAGAATCGTACCATGATGTAAAAGCGTG
This window encodes:
- a CDS encoding MATE family efflux transporter; protein product: MGDPSLNTQDSLVRPGSLRELANVAVPLVLSCGSLSIMHVVDRIFLTWWSTDAVAAALPAGMIQWTAMSIAMGKATYVNTFVAQYEGAGQKQRVSESVWQGLYMALIWGGILLLGIPFAGTFFHWIGHVGAVQKLEVDYFSILCLASGPALVSTVLSCFYTGRSKTMVVMWVNLASVSVNIVLDYWLIFGAGPIPEMGIKGAAIATVLANVCTVIFYAVIIFVNHEAKEYGLFNNCRWNQDLFKRLIRYGFPNGMLYFVDVVGFTLFIVLVGRIGKTELAATTIAFNLNSLAFIPMMGVGTAVMTLVGTRIGERRPQLAVTTTWKAYAVSAAYMLLFAVIYVGLPELLLRPYEPKVITAEFLEVKKMVIVLLRFAALFSFFDAMAVIFGSAIRGAGDTRFCLYYSLVTGWGIMVIPTFIIWMYSDEKLFYSWAACTSYIGVLGLGYLIRFQAGHWKKMRVIEDHFADPISEDKERPAQEALT